The DNA window TGGGACCACTGGGTGGCTGTGGGTGGCCAGCAGGATCCCTTGGGTGCCCACATTAGCCATGGGGTGACTGTGAGGTGGCCGTGAGGTGGGGGCTGCCGTGGCCCTGGGGGGACCATGGTGGCCCTGGGGGGGCTATAGTGGCACTGGGGGGTCCGCGTGGCCACCCCGGTGGCAGCAGGGTGGCCATGGTGGCCATGGAGTCCGTGCCGCTCGCCCCCCCCTCAGAAGGTGTGCACCAGCTGCGCCCCTGGCAGCGCCTGCACCCCCTGCACCACCGGCagctgaggggccggggggccgggcagcagctgcaccatggcctgcgcccccccctcgccacccgctgcccccctctccccccgccGCGGCTCCCCGCTGAGGACCAGGACTTTTGGGGGTCCCGCAGGGGTCCCGGCCGAGGGCTGTGCGCCCGCCCCCCGCAGCACCAAGATGCTCCGCAGCCCCTCCGCCGtctgcagcacccccagccccacggccggcgctgcccccccctgcaccagcagcacctctggGGCTGGAGAGCCCCCCGGCAGCGGcaccccggggggctgcggggctgggggagcccccgccgggggctgcaggtggagcGGGGGCACCTCCACGGCCTGCAGGTGGAGGTCGGGCACCTCCAGGGCTTGGAGCTGGAGGTCGGGCACCTCTACGGGCTGCAGGTGGACGCTGGGGGCAtccgggggctgcgggagggtCTGGAGCTGGACGCTCGGGACTTGGGTGGCTTGGAGGTGGAGGTTGGGCACCTCGGTGGCTTGGAGGTGGATGCCGGGCACCTCGGCGGTCTCCAGTTGGACACTGGTCACGTCCGAAGTCTGCAGCTGGATGTCGGGCACCTCGGTGGCTTGGAGATGGACGTTGGCCACCTCAGATGGCTGTGACAAGGCTTGGAGCTGGACGTTGGCCACCTCGGCGGCCTGCAGCTCGATGTCAGTGACCCCTGGGGGTTGTGGCAGGGTTTGGAGCTGGACATCGGTCACCTCGGCGGCCTGCAGCTCGATGCTGGTGACGtccgggggctgcagctggacaTCGGCCACCTCGGTGGCCTGCAGCTGGATGTTGGTGACCTTTGAGGGCTGCGGCAACGCCTGGAGCTGGACGTTGGCCACCTCCGAGGGCTGCGACAAGGCTTGGAGGTGGACGTTGGCCACCTCGGTGGCCTGCAGCTGGATGTTGGTGACCTCCGAGGGTTGTGACAAGGCTTGGAGGTGCACGTTGGCCACCTCAGCGGCTTGAAGCTGGATGTTGGTGACCTTAGAGGGCTGCGGCAGGGCTTGGAGCTGGATGTTGGCCACCTCCGAGGGTTGTGGCAGGGCCTGGAGCTGGACATTGGTCACGTTGGCCACCTCGGTGGCCTGCAGCTGGACGTTGGCCACCTCAGCAGCCTGCATCTGGACGCTGGTGACATCCGAGGGCTGTGGCAGGGCTCCCAGCTGGACGCTCgccccctctgctgctgcctgtccctgggGGGCACCTGCCTGGCGTgggggctgctcagggaggcCCTGCAGGAGAAGGACACCGGGACTTGGTCCCTGCGTGGTGCTGGCCACCGCCTGCAGCCGCAGCCCGGGCAGGGCCGTCCCCGTGCCGGGCACCAGCAGGAGGCTCTGCCCGGGGCCCGGAGGCTCCCCCCGGCGTGGGGTGGGCTCGGGGGGCGGCCGTGGAGCAGCGGGGAGCAGGATGAGCTTctgcgggggcggcggggggctggggATGAGCTGCAGGCCCTGCGCCGTCTGCACCAGCAGGAAGGTCTGGGCGTCGGGGGCCGCCACCTCCAGGCTGAGGGTGGCCTGCAGGACGGGGCCGTCgcggggggcggcgcgggggggtCCCTTGGGGCCGGCGGCGTGGGTGCGGAGGTGGCGCTGGAGGTAGGAGGCCATGACGAAGGCCTTGGGACAGAGCGGGCACTGGTGGGGGCGGGCGCTGGAGTGGGTGCGCTGGTGGAGCTGGAGGTTGGAGGAGTGGGTGAAGGTCTTGCCGCAGTGGGCGCAGGCGTAGGGCCGCTCGCCCGTGTGGGTGCGCTGGTGCTGGCGCAGGTTGGAGGTCTGCGCGAAGGCCTTGCCGC is part of the Anas acuta chromosome 30, bAnaAcu1.1, whole genome shotgun sequence genome and encodes:
- the ZNF628 gene encoding zinc finger protein 628 isoform X7 — translated: MGPRGGAGGGAVRGGAAVAVRAAGGGRASGPPRGRSGPCPRGTGPGSRGPPPPRAAAMVGAQQPELAAGRAASGSGEHPYECLECGKVFKWSSRLIHHQRTHTGERPYKCSECPKAFKGSSALLYHQRSHTGERPYKCSECGKAFKRSSLLQIHQSVHTGLRAFKCALCGMAFKWSSHYQYHLRQHTGERPYKCSACPKAFKNSSSLRRHRHIHTGERPYVCAACGKAFTQSTNLRQHQRTHTGERPYACAHCGKTFTHSSNLLLHQRTHAAARPHKCPACPKAFVSDACLQKHLQSHTVPPPPQPPPLLLEAVEAVGMLWKCGECQLAFATQELLLGHQRGHLRPDTPGETAATPAAHRCPTCGKTFKNGSGLARHRHSHAAERPYKCSLCHKSFGQLAGLLGHQRGHSAEQHPPPAQPEAPRPQPVPSAAAPAPAERPYQCTECGKAFKGSSGLRYHMRDHTGERPYKCSECGKAFKRSSLLAIHQRVHTGLRAFKCAECGLTFKWSSHYQYHLRLHTGERPYACPDCPKAFKNTSCLRRHRQLHTGERPHACPVCGKAFAQTSNLRQHQRTHTGERPYACAHCGKTFTHSSNLQLHQRTHSSARPHQCPLCPKAFVMASYLQRHLRTHAAGPKGPPRAAPRDGPVLQATLSLEVAAPDAQTFLLVQTAQGLQLIPSPPPPPQKLILLPAAPRPPPEPTPRRGEPPGPGQSLLLVPGTGTALPGLRLQAVASTTQGPSPGVLLLQGLPEQPPRQAGAPQGQAAAEGASVQLGALPQPSDVTSVQMQAAEVANVQLQATEVANVANVHLQALSQPSEVTNIQLQATEVANVHLQALSQPSEVANVQLQALPQPSKVTNIQLQATEVADVQLQPPDVTSIELQAAEVTDVQLQTLPQPPGVTDIELQAAEVANVQLQALSQPSEVANVHLQATEVPDIQLQTSDVTSVQLETAEVPGIHLQATEVPNLHLQATQVPSVQLQTLPQPPDAPSVHLQPVEVPDLQLQALEVPDLHLQAVEVPPLHLQPPAGAPPAPQPPGVPLPGGSPAPEVLLVQGGAAPAVGLGVLQTAEGLRSILVLRGAGAQPSAGTPAGPPKVLVLSGEPRRGERGAAGGEGGAQAMVQLLPGPPAPQLPVVQGVQALPGAQLVHTF